Within Telopea speciosissima isolate NSW1024214 ecotype Mountain lineage chromosome 8, Tspe_v1, whole genome shotgun sequence, the genomic segment AGAACTGcagagggccaaagtagtgaattcccaattacaattgggttacaccaagaattagctctaagcccttatttgtttgcactcatcatggatgatttaaccaggcatatccaagatgaggtcccttagtgtatgcttttcgctgatgatattgttttgatagacgagacagtggaagggattaatgcaaagctagagttatggagaacatgcttggaatcaagaggttttaagctAAAAAGAACAAAGACTGAATATATGTGTagcttcagtcaaaccaggagatGTGATGGAGttgtgaaacttgaggagcaagaGATACCACCAAGTGAATActttagatacctggggtcaacctttaacaaagagggtgatatagaggatgatgtgtcccacagaattaaagtacgatggatgaagtggagaggtgcattaGGAGTTTTATACGACAAAtgcatgcctattaagcttaaaggGAAATTCTACAGGGCAGTAATAAGACCAATGATGAtatatggggcggaatgttggccccttaagaagagtaatatagataagatgagtgtagtggagatgaggatgttaaggaggatgtgcggcaagaccaagagagagaaagtaacgaatgattgtattagaatcgaattgggagttgcaccaagcCAAGATAAGctccgtgagagccgcttgaggtggtatggtcatgtccaacggggACCCATGGAAGCAccaataaggaggagtgaccagattcagtttgaatgagctaaaagaggtagagacaggcctaaaatgactattggaaaAGCgataagaaaggatatgcatgagGTATGGCTTGATCCTAGTATGATcacagatagagttgtttggaggacaaggacccgtgtagccaACCCCTTatagggggatgttcctgggatgctgctttgactactgcttagactttttcctttagtaactttattttatcttttttacttccttttattcctttttactttttcaCTTTTCCACTTTTTTACTCCcttctacttctcttatttctattactgtcacggcctcttcggatccatgtagccgaccccatttagttgggataaggttatggttgttgttgttgtgcttCTAGCAAAGCCTTGTACAGATAGAGTGATAAGAGCAGCAGAGAAGACAAATGAATGACTAACAAGAAATACATAACAATTTGAAAGGGCTTACTTCAGCATAATTCATGCATAGTTTATGAACATAATGCTTAGCATCCCACTATATAGAGTTTAACtctgaaaaattccaacaaggCAATGCTGTGAAAGAAACCAATCACAACCAGATCAGTAATCTTGAGTATGGCTTGAACCTCTAAAGATCCTGAGATTCCTAGCTTTCCTAATTGACCAAAGACTTGCCACAATGCTTAGCCAAGGGCTTCCCTTTAAGgtcaaagtaaaaaaaattgtcCAACACAACCCATCTAAGACCAAAGAGGCACAAAAAGTGGCTGAGTGTATTTGTACTAACACAGAAATGGACAAGAAGGTGGATGGTTCCCTACAGAAAAACAGATATATATTTTCACAATGAAGAATTGAATACAGATGCCTCCGCATCCAATCTCTGCAACAGATAAGAATACTCAACTGCAATTTATGGGCAAATTGTGCTTCCAGCCAAGCCTTGTGCAGATAGACTGATAGGAACAGCCGAGAAGACAAAAGAATGAATAACGAGAAATATCTATCAATTTGAAAGGGCTTACTTCAGCATAATTTATACATAGTTATGAAAATAGCACTTAGTTTTGAAATCAGTTTAAGCAAAAGCACAAATACCAAAAAGATCAACAACACAGTAACgaagaggggaaaaaatgatTATGCCACAATTGGAGAGCAAGTCGTTTAGCAAAAAGTTTGAGCTTACCTATCAACAATAGCAGCAACAGGGAAGGAAAATTACAGAGGAACATAACTAGTCTCTTGATCTAACTGAACTAAAAACAACAAAACCGAAAACTATATAACACTGAATTCAGGAATGAAGAAGCACTGGGTAGACTCACTGCATAAGGTTTATACCTCAAGCCCCAAAGCATTCAAAAGTGAGATCCTTTGCTGCCACAGAAAGGCATCATTCGATTATTGACTGGATGACACCTGCTCCAACAGTCCTGCCACCTTCTCTAATGGCGAACCTCATACCTTGCTCACAGGCCACAGGAACAATTAGCTCAACAACCATCTTAACACGATCTCCTGGCATGACCATCTTGGACTCCTCGTCTTTATCATTCATGATGGAGGCAATCTTGCCAGTGACGTCGGTAGTCCTCATGTAGAACTGAGGTTTGTAACCGGCAAAGAAAGGGGAGTGTCTGCCACCTTCCTCCTTTTTAAGCACGTAGACTATGGAAAGGAACTTGGTGTGTGGGGTGATACTGCCTGGCTTGGAAAGAACCATACCTCTCTGTATCTCATCCTTTTGGATACCACGGAGGAGGAGACCAACATTTTCGCCGGCAAAGGCCTCGTCAAGGGTCTTCTGAAACATCTCGAGAGCAGTGACAGTGGTGGAGCGGGTGTTCTTAACGCCTACAAGCTCAACGGTTTCTCCGACCTTGACGGTGCCTCTCTCAATACGACCCGTAGCTACAGTCCCACGGCCAGTGATGGAGAAGACATCTTCGACGGCAAGGAGGAAGGGGAGTTCAGTCTGGCGCTGGGGGATGGGAATGTAGCTGTCTACGGAATCCATGAGCTCATAGATTTTGTCGACCCACTCGTTATCCCCTCTCTTGAGGGCAGGATTCGCCATGAGGGCTTCTAGGGCTAGGAGCGCCGAACCTGAGATAATGGGGACATCATCACCGGGGAACTCATAAGAGGAGAGTAGCTCACGGACCTCCAATTCAACGAGCTGGAGGAGCTCCTCATCGTCGACCTGGTCCTGCTTGTTGAGAAAGACAACCATATTGGGGACGCCGACCTGCTTGGCAAGAAGGATGTGCTCCTTAGTCTGGGGCATAGGGCCATCGGCACCGGAGACGACAAGGATGGCACCGTCCATTTGAGCGGCACCGGTGATCATGTTCTTGACATAATCAGCGTGTCCAGGGCAGTCAACGTGGGCGTAGTGGCGATTCTCAGTCTCGTACTCGACATGGGCGGTGTTGATGGTGATTCCTCTGGCACGCTCCTCAGGGGCTGCATCGATCTCGTCGTACTTCTTGGGGGCGCTGTTACCGACGGAGGCCAAGGCCATAGTGAGGGCG encodes:
- the LOC122672678 gene encoding elongation factor Tu, chloroplastic-like encodes the protein MAISSAATAAPASSRLLFTSSSSTTSSSPSSSNSTCTASFLPVSNGRARTNNKTLASKAAPLLSSSFTNPSSIFWLTSTSPTTAIETRRTHRSLTVRAARGKFERKKPHINIGTIGHVDHGKTTLTAALTMALASVGNSAPKKYDEIDAAPEERARGITINTAHVEYETENRHYAHVDCPGHADYVKNMITGAAQMDGAILVVSGADGPMPQTKEHILLAKQVGVPNMVVFLNKQDQVDDEELLQLVELEVRELLSSYEFPGDDVPIISGSALLALEALMANPALKRGDNEWVDKIYELMDSVDSYIPIPQRQTELPFLLAVEDVFSITGRGTVATGRIERGTVKVGETVELVGVKNTRSTTVTALEMFQKTLDEAFAGENVGLLLRGIQKDEIQRGMVLSKPGSITPHTKFLSIVYVLKKEEGGRHSPFFAGYKPQFYMRTTDVTGKIASIMNDKDEESKMVMPGDRVKMVVELIVPVACEQGMRFAIREGGRTVGAGVIQSIIE